In Primulina huaijiensis isolate GDHJ02 chromosome 6, ASM1229523v2, whole genome shotgun sequence, a single window of DNA contains:
- the LOC140979080 gene encoding uncharacterized protein: MLEESQALQSQIQQMLLMEKQRRQQDEATIQELQNSVQNLTMQNEQLHNHAHHLEDAIIMALEPELEPVEEQMEDEETAERPHRTNRNPRYANRNNDCNNNNNEDTPPPARVGLSREYLMAIATIVATTLQGMSDLNTNTNQPPPPPPPNGIKHHYESLRRNRVPTFDGNPDPEVGRGWLKNIETQLQLLEVPNELKVTVVTPFLEEKAAKWWETISANMIEVGPITWQRFREAFLKQYYPSELRLKLLSEFENFTQTPDMSVVEYTSKFNSLGTYAPAIMADDILKMHRFKRGLNSRIQSALAVYQPTGFDDLMGAAIRAETDIKRREDENKNKRPLSGQSFQGKQPVKRSNQSSGPFKGTPSNSTTTFSSIKPCPLCNYRHIGECRRNTGACFDCGKMGHRIANCPEPLKKTTWSNTNATLNKPKENKTNARMFAITQEEADDANDVVVGTIIINKISAYVLFDCGATHSFISKRFTKMLGLIPEILVEPFRIATPTSKTIETHKIHRNYIVYINEHTFNAELIQVNMVEFDVILGMDWLSKSHAIVDCRRKIIKLRTPSQKEITYHGKAKKHKSLLSASQTWKAMKSGEIVYLAMVNEGKEGVELKIEDIPVVQEFSDVFPEELPGMVPDREIEFEINLVPGHIISKEGVSVDPKKVEAITGWSRPKAVTEIQSFLGLAGYYRKFVEGFSSIATPLTKLTQKNSKFNWSEECEKSFQTLKEKLASTPVLVLPTEDKSFTIYSEASKEGLGCKELNMRQRRWIELLKDYDLTISYHPGKANKVADALSRKNMGKVILASLSAQPSLQETIKLRQNQDPTLTKLKEQVKEKKSQDLHIDEKGVLWMKRQLCVPNIENLRQEVMSEAHKSKFSVHPDSTKMYRDLKKNFWWSGMKKDVAEYISRCQVCQQVKAEHQRPGGLLQPLEIPEWKWEHISMDFVVGLPKSRQSHIGIWVIVDRLTKSAHFLLVRMNYNLEKLATIYMDNIVRLHGVPASILSDRDPRFVSRFWKSFQQAMRTKVTLSTAYHPQTDGQTDRTIQTLEDMLRACVLEFSGNWSEYLPLIEFAYNNSYHSSIVMAPYEALYGRKCRSPLYWDEVGDKSIIGPELVQETVDKVTIIKERLKIAQDRQKSWADLKRRQGEGTGGEKDYGKVSPMKGVVRFNKAGKLHPRYIGLFEILERIGTLAYRLALPPDMSRIHNVFHVSQLRKYIPNPSHVLETGPLLMESNLNEIIRYEEVPIRILDTKEQVLRRHNISYVKIQWSNHTEREATWELKEKMFEQYPYLSKI, translated from the exons ATGTTAGAGGAATCCCAAGCACTACAGTCTCAGATTCAACAAATGTTGCTAATGGAAAAACAACGCCGTCAGCAAGATGAGGCAACCATTCAAGAACTGCAGAATTCGGTGCAGAATTTGACTATGCAAAATGAACAATTACATAATCATGCTCATCATCTTGAGGATGCCATCATTATGGCATTGGAGCCAGAATTAGAACCGGTAGAAGAACAGATGGAAGATGAA GAAACGGCAGAGAGACCCCATCGTACCAACCGCAACCCGCGATATGCCAATCGCAACAATGATTGCAACAACAATAACAACGAAGATACACCACCACCAGCAAGAGTTGGCCTTAGCAGAGAATATTTAATGGCCATAGCAACCATTGTGGCAACAACTCTCCAAGGAATGAGCGATTTAAATACCAACACTAATcagccaccaccacctccaccaccgaATGGAATCAAacaccattatgaatctcttcGGAGGAATCGAGTCCCAACGTTTGACGGCAACCCTGACCCAGAAGTTGGTCGAGGCTGGCTCAAGAATATTGAGACACAACTCCAATTGCTTGAAGTGCCAAATGAACTAAAAGTGACTGTGGTGACACCATTCCTAGAAGAAAAGGCGGCTAAATGGTGGGAGACAATCTCAGCAAATATGATAGAAGTCGGACCAATCACATGGCAAAGATTTCGAGAAGCATTCTTGAAACAGTACTATCCATCAGAGTTGAGATTAAAATTGTTGAGTGAATTCGAGAATTTTACTCAAACCCCTGATATGTCTGTTGTGGAGTACACTTCTAAATTCAACTCCCTTGGAACCTATGCTCCTGCCATCATGGCAGATGATATCCTGAAGATGCATCGTTTCAAACGTGGTCTGAACAGCCGTATCCAATCAGCTCTGGCAGTTTACCAACCCACAGGTTTTGATGATTTAATGGGAGCAGCCATTAGAGCTGAGACTGATATCAAGCGCCGAgaagatgaaaataaaaataaacgaCCTCTCTCTGGACAATCTTTTCAAGGTAAACAACCAGTTAAAAGGTCGAACCAATCGAGTGGACCATTCAAGGGAACTCCTTCCAATTCAACTACAACATTCTCAAGCATAAAACCGTGTCCATTATGCAACTACCGACACATTGGAGAATGTCGAAGGAACACTGGTGCTTGCTTCGATTGTGGGAAGATGGGACACCGAATTGCTAATTGTCCTGaaccattaaagaaaacgaCATGGTCAAACACTAATGCTACCCTCAACAAGCCAAAGGAGAATAAGACCAATGCTCGTATGTTTGCCATAACTCAAGAAGAGGCAGATGATGCAAACGATGTCGTGGTAGGTAccattataattaataaaatttcagcTTATGTGTTGTTTGACTGTGGTGCCACTCATTCATTTATTTCTAAGAGATTCACTAAGATGTTAGGGCTTATACCAGAGATACTTGTTGAACCTTTTAGAATTGCTACTCCTACCagtaaaacaattgaaacaCATAAGATACATCGGAACTACATAGTATATATCAATGAGCACACATTCAACGCTGAATTGATTCAAGTCAACATGGTGGAGTTCGACGTTATtctgggaatggattggttatccaAGAGTCATGCAATAGTAGATTGTCGGCGTAAGATTATCAAACTTCGAACTCCTagccaaaaagaaatcacatACCATGGCAAGGCTAAGAAACATAAATCACTCCTTTCTGCATCTCAAACCTGGAAAGCCATGAAGTCTGGAGAAATAGTCTACCTAGCAATGGTAAATGAAGGAAAAGAAGGAGTCGAGCTCAAGATAGAAGATATTCCAGTGGTACAAGAATTTTCGGATGTCTTTCCAGAAGAGTTACCTGGAATGGTCCCGGACCGTGAGATAGAATTCGAGATTAACTTGGTACCAG gccatatcatttcaaaagaaggagTATCTGTGGACCCTAAAAAGGTGGAAGCAATCACTGGCTGGTCGAGACCTAAGGCAGTAACTGAAATTCAAAGCTTTCTGGGATTGGCAGGTTACtatcgaaaatttgttgaaggttTCTCTTCAATAGCTACGCCTCTTACAAAACTCACACAAAAGAACTCAAAATTTAACTGGAGTGAGGAGTGTGAAAAGAGCTTCCAAACGCTCAAGGAAAAGCTTGCATCTACACCAGTACTGGTTCTACCCACTGAGGACAAAAGCTTTACCATTTACAGTGAAGCATCAAAAGAGGGTTTAGGATGC aaagaattgaacatgaggcaGAGAAGATGGATTGAAttgttaaaagattatgatttaacAATAAGCTATCACCCGGGCAAGGCAAATAAGGTAGCTGATGCTTTAAGTAGGAAAAACATGGGTAAAGTGATCCTAGCTTCACTTTCTGCACAACCCTCCCTTCAAGAAACAATCAAGTTAAGACAGAATCAAGATCCTACTTTGACAAAACTTAAAGAACAAGTCAAAGAAAAGAAGTCACAAGATCTTCATATAGACGAGAAGGGAGTTTTGTGGATGAAAAGACAATTGTGTGTACCAAACATCGAGAATCTTCGGCAGGAAGTAATGTCTGAAgcacataaatcaaaattttcggtTCACCCCGACagtacaaaaatgtacagagatttaaagaaaaatttctgGTGGagcggaatgaagaaggatgtaGCAGAATACATCTCTAGATGCCAGGTctgtcaacaagttaaagctgAACATCAACGGCCTGGAGGACTTCTTCAACCCTTGGAaattccagaatggaaatgggaacatatttccatggattttgtagtaGGTTTACCAAAGTCTAGGCAAAGTCATATTggaatatgggtaatcgtagatagactcacaaaatctgcACATTTTCTACTTGTCCGCATGAATTATAATCTGGAAAAATTGGCTACCATATACATGGACAATATTGTGCGATTACATGGAGTTCCGGCAAGCATTCTGTCTgatagagatccaagatttgtatctcggttctggaaaagttttcaacaaGCTATGAGGACTAAGGTTACTCTCAGTACAGCttatcaccctcaaactgatggccaaacagATAGAACAATACAAACCCTTGAAGATATGCTACGAGCATGTGTTTTAGAATTCAGTGGTAATTGGAGTGAATATCTACCTTTAATTGAGTTCGCTTACAATAACAGTTATCATAGCAGTATTGTAATGGCTCCATACGAAGCTCTGTACGGCCGAAAATGTCGATCACCTCTATactgggatgaggtaggagataaATCCATAATTGGACCTGAACTTGTCCAAGAAACCGTAGACAAAGtaacaattattaaagaaagaCTCAAAATTGCTCAAGATCGACAGAAAAGTTGGGCGGATCTAAAGAGGAGACAAGGGGAGGGCACCGGTGGAGAAAaagattacggaaaagtttctCCCATGAAAGGAGTTGTTCGATTCAATAAAGCTGGGAAATTACATCCTCGTTACATAGgactttttgaaattttagaaagaatCGGAACATTGGCATACAGACTAGCATTGCCACCAGATATGTCAAGAATTCataatgtatttcatgtttcacaATTGAGGAAATACATCCCAAATCCAAGTCATGTTCTTGAAACTGGACCGCTCCTGATGGAAAGtaatctgaatgaaataataAGATATGAAGAAGTTCCAATTCGAATTTTGGACACCAAAGAACAAGTATTAAGGCGACACAATATTTCCTATGTTAAGATACAGTGGTCTAATCATACCGAaagagaagctacttgggaactAAAAGAGAAGATGTTCGAGCAATATCCCTATCTTTCGAAAATCTAG
- the LOC140979081 gene encoding uncharacterized protein, giving the protein MLIDSVIPDMINHVKDENYMVDRAIITPKNVDVDNINQMLIIKFPGEEKEYTSWDNVEDDNHNLFQEEFLNSLCPSGLPPHKIILKVGSPIVLLRNVAPELGLYNGTRLICRSLGRNFIDGEIITGPYKGTRFFLHRMPLKNEDTSGLPFELTRRQFPIRLSFALTINKAQGQTIPNIDIFLRNHVFSHGQLYVALSSGVSQNSTKILVKDGNLERQSGVFTRNVVFKDVLLPNRE; this is encoded by the coding sequence ATGTTGATTGATTCTGTTATTCCTGATATGATAAATCATGTTAAAGATGAAAACTATATGGTTGATAGAGCCATCATCACACCAAAAAATGTTGATGTCGACAATATTAATCAAATGCTCATTATCAAGTTTCCTGGAGAGGAAAAAGAGTATACCTCTTGGGATAATGTAGAAGACGACAATCACAACCTCTTTCAAGAAGAATTTTTGAATTCCCTTTGTCCAAGTGGTTTGCCACCacataaaatcatattgaaAGTAGGAAGTCCTATCGTGCTCTTGAGAAATGTTGCGCCCGAACTTGGGCTATACAATGGAACAAGATTAATATGCCGCAGTCTTGGTAGAAATTTTATAGATGGTGAGATCATAACAGGTCCTTACAAGGGTACCAGATTCTTTCTACATAGAATGCCCTTGAAAAATGAAGATACTTCTGGATTACCATTTGAGTTGACACGTCGACAGTTTCCCATAAGGCTTAGTTTTGCTCTGACAATAAACAAAGCACAAGGTCAAACAATCCCAAATATTGACATATTTTTGCGTAACCATGTGTTCAGCCATGGTCAGCTATATGTGGCACTTTCAAGTGGAGTCTCACAAAATTCTACCAAAATTCTGGTAAAAGATGGGAATTTAGAACGTCAATCTGGAGTATTCACAAGAAACGTGGTTTTCAAAGACGTATTGCTACCTAATAGAGAATAA